Proteins encoded by one window of Arachis hypogaea cultivar Tifrunner chromosome 1, arahy.Tifrunner.gnm2.J5K5, whole genome shotgun sequence:
- the LOC112792444 gene encoding potassium transporter 1, with protein MNPSHQVMEQGTSQQNLKRGCCATVLTLAYQSLGVVYGDLSTSPLYVYKTTFSGKLSLKEDDEEIFGVLSFIFWTFTIIALFKYVFIVMSADDNGEGGTFALYSLLCRNARLSILPNQQPTDEKLSTYATQDSADTWQSSLLKLFFEKHPRFQRGLLIFVLLGTCMAIGDGVITPAISVLSAVSGVKVKISHLHDNYVVVISCIILVGLFSIQHHGTHRVAFLFAPVVAAWLLCISGIGIYNIYHWNPKIYLALSPFYMLRFIRATGVEGWLSLGGVVLSITGVETMFADLGHFSALSIKIAFTCLVYPCLILAYMGEAAFLSKHHDDIQRSFYKAIPEGVFWPVFIVATMAAIVGSQAVISATFSIISQCCALNCFPWVKIVHTSSRIYGQIYIPEINWILMCLCLSVTIGLRDTNRMGHAYGLAVTTVMFVTTCLMTLVIVIVWKQGIIKAIACLVVFGSIELLYISACICKVHEGGWIPLVLSFTFMCIMYTWNYGTMKKHQFDVENKVSLNRILSMGPSLGMVRVPGIGLMYTNLASGFPAMFGHFVTNLPAFHQVLVFVCVKSVPVPYVGEDERLIVSRVGPKEFAMFRCIVRYGYKDIQQENYNFENRLVSTIVQFVETEEEENNNTESTYEISTNVEQEFQSSSILQVMHNGDEENPLKNKSMQILNAKESGVTYMLGHSYAKAKKSSSIVKKIAIDVVFAFLSKNCREPDVVLNIAHSSLLEVGMVYYV; from the exons AATCTAAAGAGGGGGTGTTGTGCAACCGTGCTTACTCTGGCTTACCAGAGTCTTGGAGTAGTTTATGGTGACCTCAGTACCTCACCTCTATATGTTTATAAGACTACATTCTCAGGGAAATTGAGTCTCAAAGAGGATGATGAGGAGATTTTCGGCGTTCTCTCGTTTATCTTCTGGACATTTACCATTATCGCGCTCTTCAAATATGTCTTCATTGTGATGTCTGCTGATGACAATGGGGAAG GAGGTACCTTTGCATTGTACTCACTTCTCTGCCGAAATGCGAGGCTAAGTATTTTGCCTAATCAACAACCAACAGATGAGAAGTTGTCCACTTATGCCACACAAGATTCTGCAGACACATGGCAGTCTTCACTTTTGAAGCTGTTCTTCGAAAAGCATCCGAGGTTCCAGAGAGGGCTGCTGATCTTTGTTCTTCTTGGAACATGTATGGCAATTGGTGATGGTGTCATAACTCCAGCGATTTCAG TTCTTTCAGCAGTGTCAGGTGTTAAAGTTAAAATCAGCCACCTCCATGATA ATTATGTTGTTGTGATCTCATGCATCATCTTAGTGGGACTTTTCTCCATTCAGCATCACGGCACGCATAGAGTTGCTTTCTTGTTCGCACCAGTTGTTGCAGCATGGCTTTTATGTATCAGTGGCATTGGTATATACAATATATACCACTGgaacccaaaaatatatcttgCACTTTCTCCTTTCTACATGTTAAGGTTCATTCGAGCAACCGGCGTTGAAGGATGGTTGTCCTTAGGCGGCGTGGTGCTATCAATCACAG GTGTTGAGACCATGTTCGCCGACTTGGGTCATTTTTCAGCTTTATCAATAAAG ATAGCTTTCACATGTCTAGTATATCCCTGCCTCATTCTGGCATATATGGGTGAGGCTGCATTCCTTTCTAAGCATCATGATGACATTCAGAGAAGTTTCTACAAAGCCATACCAG AAGGTGTGTTTTGGCCAGTGTTCATAGTGGCAACTATGGCAGCCATTGTAGGAAGCCAAGCAGTAATTTCTGCTACCTTTTCCATTATAAGCCAGTGTTGTGCATTGAATTGTTTTCCTTGGGTGAAGATTGTTCATACTTCAAGCAGAATATATGGGCAGATATACATCCCAGAAATCAATTGGATATTGATGTGCCTTTGTTTATCTGTTACAATTGGCCTAAGAGATACTAATAGGATGGGACATGCATATG GGCTGGCAGTTACGACGGTTATGTTTGTAACAACATGCTTGATGACACTAGTAATAGTGATTGTTTGGAAGCAAGGAATAATAAAAGCCATTGCATGTTTGGTAGTGTTTGGATCAATTGAACTACTTTACATCTCAGCTTGCATCTGCAAGGTTCATGAAGGAGGTTGGATTCCACTTGTTCTGTCTTTCACTTTCATGTGTATAATGTACACATGGAACTATGGAACAATGAAGAAACACCAATTTGATGTGGAAAACAAGGTTTCACTCAACAGGATACTGTCTATGGGGCCATCCCTCGGCATGGTTCGCGTGCCGGGAATAGGACTAATGTACACAAATCTTGCTTCTGGTTTCCCTGCCATGTTTGGCCATTTTGTCACAAACTTGCCTGCATTCCATCAGGTGCTAGTTTTTGTCTGTGTAAAATCTGTTCCGGTCCCTTATGTCGGCGAGGATGAACGGTTGATTGTTAGTAGGGTTGGTCCTAAGGAGTTCGCCATGTTTCGTTGCATTGTGAGGTATGGTTACAAGGACATACAACAGGAGAATTACAATTTTGAGAACAGATTGGTATCAACTATAGTACAATTTGTAGAAACTGAAGAAGAAGAGAACAATAATACAGAATCAACATATGAAATTTCCACAAATGTAGAACAAGAGTTCCAATCTTCAAGTATTTTGCAAGTTATGCATAATGGTGATGAAGAGAATCCCTTGAAGAATAAGTCTATGCAGATTTTGAATGCTAAAGAATCTGGTGTTACATATATGCTTGGACATTCCTATGCAAAGGCAAAGAAATCATCTTCCATAGTAAAGAAAATTGCAATAGATGTTGTTTTTGCTTTTCTGAGCAAGAATTGTAGAGAGCCTGATGTTGTTTTGAATATAGCACATTCTTCATTGCTTGAGGTTGGTATGGTTTACTATGTCTGA